One region of Chryseobacterium sp. C-71 genomic DNA includes:
- the tnpA gene encoding IS200/IS605 family transposase, translated as MANTYTQIYIQIVFAVKGRQNLISKENREELHKFITGIVSNRGQKLFAVFAMPDHVHILVSMRPTITISDLVRDIKAGSSKFINDNKWMNEKFNWQEGYGAFSYSKSSVDSIVKYILNQEEHHKTKTFKNEYLDFLERFEIDYDPKYLFEWIE; from the coding sequence ATGGCAAACACCTACACCCAAATTTATATTCAAATTGTTTTCGCTGTTAAAGGAAGACAAAACCTGATTTCAAAAGAAAACAGAGAAGAATTACATAAATTTATTACGGGAATTGTTTCAAACCGAGGTCAAAAATTATTTGCTGTTTTTGCAATGCCTGACCATGTTCACATCCTTGTAAGTATGAGGCCAACGATTACGATTTCAGATTTGGTTAGAGATATTAAAGCAGGTTCTTCAAAATTTATTAATGATAATAAGTGGATGAACGAAAAATTTAATTGGCAGGAAGGATATGGAGCATTTTCTTATTCTAAAAGCAGTGTAGATTCGATTGTGAAATACATTTTGAATCAAGAAGAACATCATAAAACCAAAACATTTAAAAACGAATATTTGGATTTTTTGGAAAGATTTGAAATAGATTATGATCCGAAATATTTGTTTGAATGGATTGAATGA
- a CDS encoding acetyl-CoA C-acyltransferase, with protein sequence MSKQAYIIKGFRTAVGKAPKGSLRFTRPDVMAATVIEKLMAAVPQLDKDRVDDLIVGNAMPEAEQGLNVARLISLMGLNTDKVPGVTVNRYCASGSEAIAIASAKIQAGMADCIIAGGTESMSYIPMGGYKPVPETEIAKTNPDYYWGMGYTAEEVAKQFNISREEQDQFAFESHQKALRANQESKFANQIIPIPVEYNFLDENQKMQTKKFDFSVDEGPRLDTSLEGLAKLKPVFANGGSVTAGNSSQMSDGAAFVIVMSEEMVKELGLEPEARLVAYAAAGLEPRIMGMGPIYAIPKALKQAGLELKDIELIELNEAFASQSVAIKKELGLNPDILNVNGGAIALGHPLGCTGTKLTVQLLDEMRKRGNKYGMVSMCVGTGQGAASIFELL encoded by the coding sequence ATGTCAAAACAAGCATACATTATAAAAGGTTTTAGAACCGCCGTTGGAAAAGCGCCAAAAGGCTCACTCCGCTTCACGCGTCCCGACGTAATGGCAGCAACAGTAATCGAAAAACTGATGGCAGCCGTTCCACAACTAGACAAAGACAGAGTTGACGATTTAATCGTAGGAAACGCAATGCCGGAAGCTGAACAAGGCTTAAATGTGGCACGTTTAATTTCTTTGATGGGATTAAATACCGACAAAGTTCCGGGAGTTACTGTGAATAGATATTGCGCATCAGGAAGTGAAGCGATTGCAATTGCTTCAGCAAAAATTCAAGCAGGAATGGCAGATTGTATCATTGCAGGTGGTACAGAATCAATGTCTTACATTCCGATGGGTGGTTACAAACCTGTTCCAGAAACGGAAATTGCAAAAACAAACCCTGACTATTATTGGGGAATGGGTTATACTGCGGAAGAAGTTGCCAAACAATTTAACATTTCTCGTGAAGAACAAGATCAATTTGCTTTTGAATCTCATCAGAAAGCTTTGAGAGCAAATCAGGAAAGTAAATTTGCGAATCAAATCATACCAATTCCTGTAGAATATAATTTCTTGGATGAAAATCAGAAAATGCAGACTAAAAAGTTTGATTTTTCTGTAGATGAAGGTCCAAGATTAGACACTTCTTTGGAAGGTTTAGCTAAATTAAAACCCGTTTTTGCAAACGGAGGAAGTGTGACAGCTGGGAATTCTTCTCAAATGAGTGACGGAGCGGCTTTCGTAATCGTAATGTCTGAAGAAATGGTCAAAGAATTAGGTTTGGAACCTGAAGCAAGATTGGTTGCGTACGCTGCGGCCGGACTTGAGCCAAGAATCATGGGAATGGGACCAATTTATGCCATTCCAAAAGCACTAAAGCAAGCTGGTCTAGAATTAAAAGATATTGAATTGATTGAATTAAATGAAGCATTTGCTTCTCAATCAGTTGCAATTAAAAAAGAATTAGGCTTAAATCCTGATATTTTAAATGTCAATGGTGGTGCCATCGCTCTTGGTCATCCTCTTGGGTGTACGGGAACGAAATTAACCGTTCAGCTTCTTGACGAAATGAGAAAACGCGGAAATAAATACGGAATGGTTTCAATGTGTGTGGGAACAGGACAAGGAGCAGCTTCAATTTTCGAACTTTTATAA
- a CDS encoding acyl-CoA dehydrogenase family protein, which produces MSDTLDKTLKGGEFLIKEIPANEIFTLEELSEEQKMLRDSAKEFIDREVIPHHDRFEKKDYALTEETMRKLGEMGLLGITVPEEYGGLGMGFVSTMLACDYVSGGNGSLATAYGAHTGIGTLPTLLYGSEELKKKYLPDLATGTKFGAYCLTEPDAGSDANSGKTRAKLSEDGKHYIINGQKMWISNAGFADTFTLFAKIDDDKNITGFVINRSELEDPNSLTFGEEEHKLGIRSSSTRQVFFNDMKIPVENMLGERNNGFKIALNALNVGRIKLAAANLDGQRRILNHSIQYSNERKQFGVSISTFGAIRKKLAEMATGVFVSEAGSYRLAKNVEDKIEELVSGGMNHQQAELKGVEEFAVEASILKVFVSDLTQVTADEGIQIYGGMGFSEDTPMEAAWRDARIGRIYEGTNEINRLLAVGMLIKKAMKGELDLLSPAMAISKELMGIPSFEVPDYSELMSEEKAILANLKKVFLMVSGAALQKYMMDIEKQQHLLLNASEILNQIYMAESAVLRAEKHFSADSVEVAMAQLNLYKAIEKIVSAAKEGIVSFAEGDEQRMMLSGLRRFTKYTNHPNVVGLTEKVAAHFIAKGHY; this is translated from the coding sequence ATGAGTGATACACTTGATAAAACACTAAAAGGCGGCGAATTCCTTATCAAAGAAATTCCTGCAAACGAAATCTTCACTTTAGAAGAACTTTCAGAAGAACAAAAAATGCTTCGTGATTCTGCGAAAGAATTTATCGACAGAGAAGTAATTCCGCATCATGATCGTTTTGAGAAAAAAGATTATGCACTCACTGAAGAAACCATGCGCAAATTAGGCGAAATGGGACTTCTGGGAATCACCGTGCCTGAAGAATACGGCGGTCTTGGAATGGGATTCGTAAGTACAATGTTGGCTTGCGATTACGTTTCAGGAGGAAACGGTTCATTAGCAACAGCTTACGGAGCACACACTGGAATTGGAACATTACCCACTCTTCTTTACGGAAGTGAAGAATTGAAAAAGAAATATCTTCCGGATCTGGCGACAGGTACAAAATTCGGAGCTTATTGCTTGACTGAGCCGGATGCTGGTTCAGACGCAAATTCAGGGAAAACAAGAGCAAAATTGTCAGAGGATGGAAAGCATTATATCATCAACGGACAAAAAATGTGGATTTCAAACGCAGGGTTTGCAGATACTTTCACATTGTTTGCAAAAATTGATGATGACAAAAACATTACAGGTTTTGTGATCAACCGTTCAGAATTGGAAGATCCAAACAGCTTAACTTTTGGTGAAGAAGAGCATAAATTAGGGATCCGTTCGTCTTCTACTCGTCAGGTTTTCTTCAATGACATGAAAATTCCTGTTGAAAATATGCTGGGTGAAAGAAACAATGGTTTTAAAATCGCCTTGAATGCATTGAATGTTGGTAGAATTAAATTAGCTGCTGCAAACCTTGACGGACAAAGAAGAATCTTAAACCATTCGATTCAATATTCAAATGAAAGAAAACAATTTGGGGTTTCTATTTCAACTTTCGGTGCCATCAGAAAGAAATTGGCAGAAATGGCAACCGGAGTTTTCGTGAGTGAAGCTGGTTCTTACCGCTTGGCAAAAAATGTTGAAGACAAGATTGAAGAATTGGTTTCTGGAGGAATGAATCATCAACAAGCTGAATTGAAAGGTGTGGAAGAGTTCGCAGTAGAAGCTTCTATTCTTAAAGTTTTCGTTTCAGATCTTACTCAGGTTACTGCCGATGAAGGAATTCAGATTTATGGTGGAATGGGATTCTCAGAAGATACTCCAATGGAAGCTGCATGGAGAGATGCAAGAATTGGAAGAATCTATGAGGGAACCAACGAAATCAATCGTCTTTTGGCTGTAGGAATGCTGATCAAAAAAGCAATGAAAGGTGAATTGGATTTACTTTCTCCGGCAATGGCAATTTCTAAAGAATTGATGGGAATTCCATCATTTGAAGTTCCTGATTATTCTGAATTGATGAGCGAGGAAAAAGCAATTTTGGCAAATCTTAAAAAAGTATTTTTAATGGTTTCAGGAGCTGCACTTCAAAAATATATGATGGATATTGAGAAACAACAACATTTATTATTAAATGCTTCCGAAATTCTTAACCAGATCTACATGGCAGAATCTGCAGTTTTAAGAGCTGAAAAACATTTCTCTGCTGATTCTGTAGAAGTTGCAATGGCTCAGTTGAATCTTTATAAAGCAATCGAAAAAATAGTCTCAGCTGCCAAAGAAGGAATCGTTTCTTTCGCAGAAGGCGACGAACAAAGAATGATGCTTTCAGGATTAAGAAGATTTACAAAATATACCAACCATCCGAATGTTGTAGGACTAACTGAAAAAGTGGCTGCACATTTTATTGCAAAAGGGCATTATTAA
- a CDS encoding DUF805 domain-containing protein: MKWYLKVLKQYADFSGRARRTEYWMYLLFNIIFLFAAAILDNILGLKFSPEIPYGFIYMIYALAVFIPGLAVTVRRLHDVDKSGWFVLIAFIPLVGAIWLLILYCTEGTPGTNQYGVNPKENFNEINEIGQKNI, encoded by the coding sequence ATGAAATGGTATTTAAAAGTATTAAAACAGTACGCTGATTTTAGCGGAAGAGCAAGGAGAACAGAATATTGGATGTATCTCTTATTTAATATTATTTTTTTATTCGCCGCAGCAATTTTGGATAATATTTTAGGTTTAAAATTTTCCCCAGAAATCCCTTATGGATTTATTTATATGATTTATGCTTTGGCAGTTTTTATTCCTGGGTTGGCAGTTACTGTAAGAAGATTGCATGATGTGGATAAAAGCGGCTGGTTCGTATTAATTGCATTTATTCCATTGGTGGGAGCGATTTGGTTATTAATACTTTACTGTACAGAAGGAACTCCGGGAACTAATCAATACGGTGTAAACCCAAAAGAAAACTTCAACGAGATCAACGAAATTGGTCAGAAAAATATTTAA
- a CDS encoding Na+/H+ antiporter, which translates to MHHNLLLILFLLFAVMMLVLLAKKLKVAYPVFLVIAGLAISFIPGIPVLKLDPDIIFLLFLPPLLYEAAWYTSWTDFWKWKRPITLLAFGLVFFTSLVVAYISSSMIPGFTLALGFLLGGIVSPPDAVAAATVMKGLKIPKRLLTILEGESLVNDAASLIVFRFALAAVLTGTFSMQQATGQFFLVAGMGVVVGIIGGNVMYAIHRFLPTNPAIDAALTVMTPYILFLAAEQFHFSGVMAVVSGGLFISWRSHELFKTGSTRLNMLGVWTTMIFVMNALVFILIGLELPEIVQGLGSHLVFKGLKYGIIISLIVIALRFLWVYPAAHIPRFLFKSIRKNEPSPGWKGPLITSYAGMRGVVSLATALSIPIYLDDKGTLFPERHMIIFITFVVIFITLVFQGLTLPLIIKWINIDEIDSKIPEDQQRKKIQIRLDELGLNYINENYQTEIFQNDLIEYYKNSLENEISNNQKSFDSVECRDTKKDEVEQYHHLLLEIYALQRKELFKMRKHKEFEDSEIRKAELQIDLNDLKVTGNEH; encoded by the coding sequence ATGCACCACAATTTACTCCTTATTCTTTTCCTTCTTTTTGCCGTGATGATGCTTGTTTTACTGGCGAAAAAATTAAAAGTTGCTTATCCTGTATTTTTAGTGATTGCAGGTTTGGCGATTAGCTTTATTCCGGGAATTCCTGTTTTGAAGCTTGATCCGGATATTATTTTCCTTCTTTTTCTGCCACCACTTTTGTATGAAGCCGCTTGGTATACCTCCTGGACAGATTTTTGGAAATGGAAAAGACCAATCACACTTTTGGCTTTCGGGCTTGTATTTTTCACTTCGTTGGTTGTAGCGTATATTTCATCATCCATGATTCCAGGATTTACTCTGGCTTTAGGATTTTTATTAGGTGGAATTGTTTCTCCTCCTGATGCAGTGGCAGCTGCAACCGTAATGAAAGGCTTAAAAATCCCGAAAAGATTATTGACTATTTTGGAAGGTGAAAGTTTAGTGAATGATGCAGCTTCGTTGATTGTCTTTCGTTTTGCTTTAGCTGCGGTTCTTACAGGAACATTTTCTATGCAACAGGCAACCGGACAGTTCTTTCTTGTTGCAGGAATGGGCGTTGTGGTAGGAATAATTGGTGGAAATGTAATGTATGCAATTCATCGTTTTTTACCAACCAATCCTGCTATTGATGCAGCATTGACAGTCATGACTCCTTACATTCTTTTTTTAGCAGCAGAACAGTTTCATTTTTCTGGAGTGATGGCGGTTGTTTCCGGAGGATTATTTATTTCTTGGCGTTCGCACGAGCTTTTCAAAACAGGAAGTACAAGATTAAATATGCTTGGAGTTTGGACGACGATGATTTTTGTGATGAATGCTTTAGTGTTCATTCTCATCGGATTAGAACTTCCCGAAATTGTACAGGGATTAGGAAGTCATTTGGTTTTCAAAGGTTTAAAATATGGAATCATTATAAGTTTGATTGTAATTGCCTTACGATTTTTGTGGGTTTATCCTGCTGCTCATATTCCAAGGTTTTTGTTTAAAAGTATCAGGAAAAATGAGCCAAGCCCCGGCTGGAAAGGCCCATTAATTACGAGCTACGCAGGAATGCGAGGTGTGGTTTCTTTGGCTACTGCTTTATCAATTCCGATCTATCTAGATGATAAAGGAACTTTATTTCCGGAAAGACACATGATTATTTTCATCACGTTTGTGGTCATTTTTATTACCTTGGTTTTCCAGGGATTAACGCTTCCATTAATTATTAAATGGATTAATATTGACGAAATTGATAGTAAAATTCCTGAAGATCAGCAGAGAAAAAAAATTCAGATTCGCTTGGATGAATTAGGTTTAAATTACATCAATGAAAATTATCAGACAGAAATTTTCCAGAATGATCTGATTGAATATTATAAAAATAGCCTCGAAAACGAGATTTCAAACAATCAAAAAAGTTTTGATTCTGTAGAATGCCGTGATACAAAAAAAGATGAAGTAGAGCAGTACCATCACTTGCTTTTAGAAATTTATGCACTTCAGAGAAAGGAGTTATTTAAAATGAGAAAACACAAAGAATTTGAAGATTCAGAAATCAGAAAAGCCGAATTGCAGATTGATCTGAATGATTTGAAAGTAACCGGAAATGAACATTAA
- a CDS encoding phosphohydrolase, with the protein MTKEELLHKAIKIADKAHKGQKDKYHAPYIAHVMRVMEYGKTMDEKIVGVLHDVVEDNPEDFSLAYLRNEGFPEYILYAISCLTKYDDDEIYDDFVKRTERSPLAVAVKLNDLRDNMDLRRVNRELTSKDIHRFNKYLKAYRYLSEKY; encoded by the coding sequence ATGACAAAAGAAGAACTGCTACATAAAGCCATAAAAATTGCCGATAAAGCACATAAAGGACAGAAAGACAAATACCACGCTCCATACATTGCCCACGTAATGCGTGTCATGGAATATGGAAAGACAATGGATGAGAAAATTGTAGGAGTTTTGCATGACGTTGTAGAAGATAACCCTGAAGATTTCAGCCTTGCTTATTTAAGAAACGAAGGTTTCCCAGAATATATTCTTTATGCAATCAGCTGTCTTACGAAATATGATGATGATGAAATCTATGATGACTTTGTAAAAAGAACTGAAAGATCTCCTCTTGCCGTTGCAGTGAAGTTAAATGATCTTCGTGATAATATGGATTTGCGTAGAGTAAACCGCGAATTGACCTCAAAAGACATTCACAGATTCAACAAATATCTAAAAGCTTACCGCTATCTTTCTGAAAAATATTAA
- a CDS encoding DUF2490 domain-containing protein, protein MKLLTSLGFVLMMSFLNAQEHISSFNALTVTYKFHPKFFLYAEGQMRGIEEYTYPDYYEIKGGLGYNLTKSHKPFVGLGRYATYKDHAIDKEEFRVWLQDIIDFKKGIVKFENRFRAEKSWFYEPKTDKNSERMRYRYRLNISVPLNAKKIEPGTVFANVYDEVFFVTPMKPTFARNRLYGGFGYQADETFGIVSGYLWQREFDAKGNKNVHFVYLALNINIDGTKSEETKTYHFPGAD, encoded by the coding sequence ATGAAACTTCTTACAAGTCTTGGTTTTGTTTTGATGATGAGCTTTTTAAACGCTCAGGAACATATTTCCTCTTTCAATGCGTTGACCGTGACCTATAAGTTTCATCCAAAATTTTTCTTATATGCTGAAGGTCAAATGAGAGGTATAGAAGAATATACCTATCCCGATTATTACGAAATTAAAGGTGGTTTAGGGTACAACCTTACTAAAAGTCACAAACCATTTGTTGGTTTAGGGAGATATGCAACGTATAAAGATCATGCAATCGATAAAGAAGAATTCAGGGTTTGGCTACAGGATATTATTGATTTCAAAAAGGGAATTGTGAAATTTGAAAACCGTTTCAGAGCAGAAAAATCTTGGTTTTATGAGCCAAAAACCGATAAGAACTCTGAGAGAATGCGTTACCGTTACCGTTTGAATATTTCAGTTCCTTTAAATGCTAAAAAGATAGAGCCAGGAACTGTATTTGCAAACGTATATGATGAAGTTTTCTTTGTAACTCCTATGAAACCAACATTTGCCAGAAACAGACTATATGGCGGTTTTGGATATCAAGCTGATGAAACTTTCGGTATTGTAAGCGGCTATCTTTGGCAGAGAGAATTTGATGCAAAAGGAAATAAAAACGTTCACTTCGTTTATTTAGCCCTAAACATCAACATCGACGGAACAAAAAGCGAGGAAACAAAAACATATCATTTCCCAGGAGCAGATTAA
- a CDS encoding TonB-dependent siderophore receptor: MNKKLLAAFFLAGIYSVDAQEKTTEIDSIEIQGKFISTPYKNANQNISVITKADILNSPATSIDEILQQIPGMDIRRRGANGVQSDIGFRGSSFEQVLLLLNGIRMNDSQTGHNSLNVPVDLEDVERIEIIKGPAARRFGQNAYAGAINIITKANPGKRVKIRAEGGDYETYGLGLNANFGNEKFSNLLQANSNSSQGYRHNTDFEMKNVFYQNQLKIKDGSIRLQAGISEKKFGANGFYSSPNATEQYEELQASIVSLSHQQSFGKFKLNSNVYWRRGQDMYLFNREKPEIYRNMHIGNNVGGEVNSSYTSNLGTTGLGVELRKEFLASNNLGHRERFVSQVFFEHHFSLLDKKLNITPGISWANYSNEGNFFYPGLDVGYSFYENNKIYGNISKVHRVPTFTDLYYTSKTEQGNENLLPESAVYAEVGYQYQNKTILGKVSGFYRGSSDAIDWVKNSLQDPIWYAKNVGDTEIKGIEAELSHQIFDWMKYTLGYTYLDNKFKEFNDGYSRYVLDNLKHQVVAKLQTKFLKYFTNELVYRYNDRVNLGSYNLLDEKLSFNKNDFSVYVLVNNVTDSKYTETFGVPMPQRWFHLGFMYNINIK; this comes from the coding sequence ATGAACAAAAAACTACTCGCAGCTTTTTTTCTGGCCGGAATATACAGTGTAGACGCTCAGGAAAAAACAACCGAAATCGATTCTATAGAAATTCAGGGAAAATTCATTTCAACTCCATATAAAAATGCCAATCAAAATATTTCTGTTATTACGAAAGCAGATATTTTAAATTCCCCGGCAACCAGCATCGACGAAATCCTTCAGCAAATTCCGGGAATGGATATCAGAAGGAGAGGAGCCAATGGTGTGCAAAGTGATATAGGTTTTCGTGGTAGTTCGTTTGAGCAGGTTCTTTTACTACTCAACGGGATCAGAATGAATGATTCTCAGACCGGTCACAATTCTCTGAATGTTCCTGTAGATTTGGAAGATGTTGAGAGAATTGAAATCATTAAAGGTCCTGCAGCAAGACGTTTTGGGCAAAATGCTTATGCAGGAGCCATTAATATTATTACAAAAGCCAATCCCGGAAAACGAGTAAAAATAAGAGCAGAAGGTGGTGATTATGAAACGTATGGTCTTGGTTTAAATGCCAATTTTGGAAATGAAAAATTTTCAAACTTATTGCAGGCAAACTCAAATTCTTCACAAGGGTATAGACACAATACAGATTTTGAAATGAAAAATGTTTTCTATCAGAATCAATTAAAAATAAAAGACGGAAGTATCAGATTACAAGCGGGTATTTCAGAGAAAAAATTCGGGGCAAATGGTTTTTATTCTTCGCCAAATGCCACAGAACAATATGAAGAACTTCAGGCTTCTATCGTGAGTTTGTCTCATCAGCAAAGCTTTGGTAAGTTTAAATTAAACTCGAATGTGTATTGGAGAAGAGGTCAGGATATGTACCTTTTCAACAGAGAAAAGCCTGAGATTTACAGAAATATGCACATCGGAAACAATGTAGGTGGGGAAGTGAATTCAAGCTATACTTCAAATTTGGGAACGACCGGATTGGGTGTTGAATTGAGAAAAGAGTTTTTGGCAAGTAACAATTTAGGCCACAGAGAACGATTTGTTTCTCAGGTTTTCTTTGAACATCATTTTTCTTTATTAGATAAAAAACTGAACATTACACCGGGAATTTCGTGGGCAAATTATTCTAACGAAGGCAACTTCTTTTATCCTGGATTAGATGTCGGATATTCTTTTTACGAGAACAACAAAATATACGGAAATATCTCAAAAGTACACCGAGTGCCAACTTTTACCGACCTTTATTATACCAGCAAAACAGAACAGGGAAATGAAAACTTGCTACCTGAAAGTGCAGTTTATGCAGAAGTTGGGTATCAATATCAGAACAAAACTATTTTAGGAAAAGTAAGTGGTTTCTACAGAGGCTCATCGGATGCTATCGATTGGGTTAAAAACTCTTTACAAGATCCTATTTGGTATGCAAAGAATGTCGGTGATACAGAAATTAAAGGTATTGAAGCTGAATTGAGTCATCAGATTTTCGATTGGATGAAATATACTCTGGGTTACACTTATTTAGATAATAAATTTAAAGAATTCAATGACGGATATTCGAGATATGTTCTTGATAATCTGAAACATCAAGTTGTCGCAAAATTGCAGACCAAATTCTTGAAATACTTTACGAACGAATTGGTTTACAGATATAACGACCGTGTAAATTTGGGAAGTTATAACCTTTTGGATGAAAAATTAAGCTTTAATAAAAATGATTTTTCTGTTTACGTTTTGGTAAATAATGTGACTGATTCAAAATATACAGAAACTTTTGGCGTGCCGATGCCTCAAAGATGGTTTCACCTTGGTTTCATGTACAATATTAATATTAAGTAA